In one Anomaloglossus baeobatrachus isolate aAnoBae1 unplaced genomic scaffold, aAnoBae1.hap1 Scaffold_2533, whole genome shotgun sequence genomic region, the following are encoded:
- the LOC142262940 gene encoding protein kinase C delta type-like, with protein sequence MELNMESLRKRKREGRDEVPKKRRIETSEGEKDGTNQSIMKASKRPGSPIQEIIESKRKRGEAMGDKADDGSSVSPKDDTEQLSGTTPAESPIIVTGLESFTFHKILGEGGYGKVMLATHQASQQQVAVKMVKKRRLLHKSRDKILIERQVLEMTRKSPLFTQAFSTFQSQDYLFYVMEYLSGGDLYGIMSNNAPFPIAVTRFLAAELICGLQYLHSRGIIHRDIKPENILLDSTGHLKIADFGLAVMNIFGDTKTSGWAGTQVYMAPEILQEKPYNTAVDWFSAGVVIYEMATGRHPFYRGKTDETTIKAIINDAPVFPRKMDPQVKAIIKGLLDKDPESRQKFVDNIRDHPFFMEINWTDIEEATACPPFQLPPPPVLASDTMKDVLSFTEINNPPLVETGQKLFCGFTFANDGWKVIK encoded by the exons atggagctgaatatggagagtttgaggaagagaaagagagagggaagagatgaggtgccaaaaaaaaggagaatagaaacatcagagggtgaaaaagatggcaccaaccaaagcaTTATGAAGGCTTCAAAGAGACCTGGAAGCCCAATACAGGAGATTATTGAGAGTaagaggaaaaggggagaagcgatgggggacaaagctgatgatggatccagtGTGTCCCCCAAAGATGACACTGAGCAGCTGTCAG GGACAACCCCAGCTGAATCCCCCATCATTGTGACTGGActggagagcttcaccttccataaaatccTTGGAGAAGGCGGATAtggtaaa GTCATGTTGGCCACACATCAGGCCTCCCAACAACAAGTGGCAGTGAAGATGGTGAAGAAGAGGCGCCTACTTCATAAATCAAGAGACAAGATCCTGATAGAACGACAGGTCctggagatgactaggaagagtccaCTCTTTACACAGGCTTTttccaccttccagtcccag GACTACTTATTCTATGTCATGGAATATCTCAGTGGAGGAGACCTTTATGGCATCATGTCAAACAATGCCCCATTTCCCATTGCAGTCACCAG aTTTCTTGCCGCTGAGCTTATCTGTGGGCTGCAGTATCTCCACTCCagaggcatcatacacag AGACATAAAACCAGAGAACATTTTACTGGACAGCACCGGTCACTTGAAGATCGCTGATTTCGGTCTGGCCGTGATGAACATCTTTGGCGATACAAAGACTTCAGGTTGGGCCGGGACTCAAGtatacatggctcctgag ATTCTTCAAGAGAAGCCCTACAACACGGCAGTGGACTGGTTTTCTGCTGGTGTGGTGATATACGAGATGGCTACTGGCAGACATCCATTCTATCGAGGTAAAACTGATGAGACCACCATTAAAGCAATAATTAATGACGCTCCTGTCTTCCCAAGGAAAATGGATCCCCAAGTCAAAGCCATCATTAAGGGG CTCTTGGATAAGGACCCAGAAAGTCGGCAGAAATTTGTGGACAACATAAGAGATCATCCATTCTTTATGGAGATCAACTGGACAGATATAGAGGAAGCAACAGCGTGTCCACCATTCCAGCTACCCCCT CCACCAGTGTTGGCATCTGATACAATGAAAGATGTCCTGTCCTTCACTGAAATCAACAATCCACCATTAGTCGAAACAGGTCAAAAACTGTTCTGTGGATTTACATTTGCCAATGACGGATGGAAGGTCATAAAATAA